ATCGTCTAAATAATAATAGACTTTTCGGCCCCGTTTTTGGTAGCGGACAAGCCGATGAGCGCGGAGGGTTCGCAGTTGGTGGGAAACGGCGGATTCTGTCAGTTCGAGGGTGGTGGCTAAATCACATACGCACAGTTCTTCTGTGGCTAACAGAGATAGGATTCTTAAGCGGTTGGGGTCTCCGAGGATACTAAAGAATTCTGCCATTTTTTGGGCTTTCCGGGGATGCAGAAGATGGGATTCTAGGTCTTGTCGATGTTCGGTGTCTAAGTCTTCGGGGGGGCAATGGGGGGAGCAGTAGGGGGAGTCTATGGACTGGGAGAGGGAAGATTGTGACATGGAGTTGGGTGATGGGTTATGAGTGAGTAGATCGTTTTTGGGCTACTTATTCAAATTTAACAAT
The window above is part of the Roseofilum capinflatum BLCC-M114 genome. Proteins encoded here:
- a CDS encoding ArsR/SmtB family transcription factor: MSQSSLSQSIDSPYCSPHCPPEDLDTEHRQDLESHLLHPRKAQKMAEFFSILGDPNRLRILSLLATEELCVCDLATTLELTESAVSHQLRTLRAHRLVRYQKRGRKVYYYLDDRHILDLYHNVAEHLDES